From Sediminibacterium sp. TEGAF015, a single genomic window includes:
- a CDS encoding carbon-nitrogen hydrolase family protein codes for MKFLVRFVGISMIIVALYNVWVVIDVPPTFKVLATTKVDSSAIVSLGNDAGHGNLLGIQSALNPIHYSNKVTLKDNLRSYLQAANARGLINAKTVIIFPEYIGSWLVAMEQKSSVYEHTNLTDAMTAVITANIFKFGVAYMTAPSGTKDKDKYAAFAMKAKPVAQTFDEIFSELAKEFKVTIVAGSIVLPEPSLDEAGKLKIERGRLYNTSIVYNPEGKIQAPLVKKIFPIDEEAGFTTPGDKNQVPVFTTPAGKLAVLICADSWYPEAYSKLTDDIKMIAVPSLGAVDSVWNAPWNGYNGFKAPSDVDTSDYKKITEGEAWQKYSMGPRAGKAHIPFGMNVFFTGNMWGKKAEGRVLVLTRDALTVLPPTTDTGRIVNQWLY; via the coding sequence ATGAAATTCCTTGTACGATTTGTAGGTATTTCCATGATTATTGTTGCCCTTTACAATGTATGGGTAGTAATTGACGTGCCACCTACATTCAAGGTATTAGCTACTACAAAAGTAGATTCGAGTGCAATTGTTAGCCTTGGCAATGATGCCGGTCACGGCAATCTGTTAGGTATACAATCTGCACTCAATCCAATTCACTATTCCAATAAAGTTACCCTGAAAGACAATTTGCGCAGTTATCTGCAGGCTGCCAATGCAAGGGGCCTAATCAATGCAAAAACGGTTATTATTTTCCCAGAATATATTGGTAGTTGGCTGGTTGCGATGGAACAGAAAAGCAGTGTGTATGAGCATACAAATTTAACCGATGCCATGACCGCTGTAATTACTGCCAATATTTTCAAATTCGGTGTTGCTTATATGACCGCTCCTTCAGGAACCAAAGACAAAGACAAATACGCTGCATTTGCTATGAAAGCAAAACCTGTGGCACAAACCTTTGATGAAATATTCAGTGAACTAGCAAAGGAATTTAAAGTAACCATTGTAGCTGGATCCATTGTATTGCCTGAGCCCTCATTGGATGAAGCAGGTAAACTAAAAATTGAAAGAGGAAGATTATACAATACCAGCATTGTGTATAATCCTGAAGGAAAAATTCAGGCTCCGCTGGTGAAGAAAATATTTCCGATAGACGAAGAAGCCGGATTTACTACTCCGGGCGATAAGAATCAGGTACCCGTATTTACTACCCCAGCTGGTAAACTAGCTGTATTAATTTGTGCTGATAGCTGGTATCCAGAAGCGTATTCCAAACTAACTGACGATATAAAAATGATTGCCGTGCCTTCTTTAGGAGCGGTAGACTCGGTGTGGAATGCACCTTGGAATGGATACAATGGCTTCAAGGCGCCTTCAGACGTAGATACATCTGATTATAAAAAAATTACCGAAGGAGAAGCCTGGCAAAAATATTCTATGGGCCCTCGTGCGGGTAAAGCCCATATTCCTTTTGGCATGAATGTATTCTTCACGGGAAATATGTGGGGCAAGAAAGCCGAAGGCCGTGTATTGGTATTAACCCGCGATGCTTTAACTGTACTACCCCCTACCACTGACACTGGAAGAATTGTGAACCAGTGGTTATACTAG
- a CDS encoding flavin monoamine oxidase family protein has product MLTHSSYDVIIIGAGYAGLAAGLALQKEGKKILLLEARNRCGGRILTEYFTADQYTDLGGQWIGPGHERMYALAKEFGIDTFHTHDTGKSSLLLNGKHKLYKGIIPPLPLFALLSVDRAIRKINKLAKTIDLEKPFASPHAAEWDSMSLADWMNQQMKNETARKMFAVSAEAVFATDASTLSFLHALFYIKSSGNLDYLMNIHKGAQQDRIKGGAQSICIKMAETLGSAIQYEKVVTQIIQDENGVRVSGDGFSFSTSHCIVAIPPVAATDLDFSPAVPEAQWNLMKASFMGSVVKCYAVYATPFWRKEFKNGLVAAPDEMTSVVFDNSPWDGSKGILMGFSLAEKAKQLMQHDIAERQELVKAGFVRMFGLAAAELEYYTDKSFTEEPFTKGCYAGMFPPGILTQYQSSLSKPFDRIHWAGTETSTQFNGYMEGAVRSGERAAKEILV; this is encoded by the coding sequence ATGCTTACTCATTCTTCGTACGATGTAATTATTATTGGAGCAGGCTATGCAGGATTAGCTGCTGGTCTAGCTTTACAGAAAGAAGGTAAAAAAATTTTATTGCTCGAAGCCCGCAATCGATGTGGTGGCAGAATTCTCACGGAATATTTTACAGCAGATCAGTACACCGATTTAGGGGGACAATGGATTGGCCCGGGCCATGAACGCATGTATGCATTGGCCAAAGAGTTTGGTATCGATACTTTTCACACACACGATACAGGAAAAAGTAGTTTATTGTTGAACGGGAAACACAAATTATACAAAGGCATTATTCCACCCCTTCCCTTGTTTGCATTGTTAAGTGTAGACCGCGCCATTCGAAAAATTAATAAGCTGGCAAAAACCATTGATCTGGAAAAACCTTTTGCCTCTCCGCATGCAGCGGAATGGGATTCCATGAGTTTGGCAGACTGGATGAATCAACAGATGAAAAATGAAACAGCCAGAAAAATGTTTGCCGTTTCTGCTGAAGCCGTTTTTGCTACAGATGCATCCACCCTTTCTTTTTTGCATGCTTTGTTTTACATAAAGAGTAGTGGCAACTTAGACTACCTGATGAATATTCATAAAGGAGCGCAGCAGGATCGAATTAAAGGCGGCGCACAAAGTATTTGCATTAAAATGGCTGAAACATTAGGCTCTGCCATACAGTATGAAAAAGTAGTAACCCAAATTATCCAGGATGAAAACGGAGTAAGGGTTTCAGGAGATGGATTTAGTTTCTCTACTTCGCATTGCATTGTTGCCATTCCGCCAGTAGCCGCAACGGACCTAGATTTCAGCCCTGCTGTTCCGGAAGCACAATGGAATCTAATGAAAGCTAGTTTCATGGGAAGCGTGGTTAAATGCTATGCGGTATATGCTACTCCTTTCTGGAGAAAGGAATTTAAAAATGGTTTGGTGGCGGCACCCGATGAAATGACTTCCGTAGTTTTTGACAACTCACCTTGGGATGGAAGCAAGGGCATTCTGATGGGATTTAGTCTGGCCGAAAAAGCAAAGCAACTGATGCAACACGATATTGCAGAAAGACAAGAATTGGTTAAGGCTGGATTCGTGCGAATGTTTGGACTCGCTGCTGCTGAGTTAGAATACTATACCGATAAAAGTTTTACAGAAGAGCCCTTCACGAAAGGATGTTATGCAGGCATGTTTCCTCCGGGAATACTCACACAATACCAAAGCTCCTTATCCAAGCCTTTCGATCGCATACATTGGGCCGGAACCGAAACCAGTACGCAATTCAACGGCTATATGGAAGGTGCTGTTAGAAGTGGTGAGCGAGCAGCGAAAGAAATTTTAGTATAA
- a CDS encoding YifB family Mg chelatase-like AAA ATPase: MFVKVFGSSVQGIEAITIRIEVNVSMGQGYAVVGLPDSAVRESLHRAETAIKNMGYHMPRTKVIVNLAPAGIRKSGTALDLPIALGILGASDQLSNTALLKDFMVIGELSLDGKVNGINGVLSMAMQAKKEGFKGLIIPKANVAEASLVEGLDIWGVQYLQELVKFFEGENTLMPVTIRGNEALQQKPIDHDCDFKEVKGQKLIKRAMEVAAAGGHNIILMGPPGAGKTMLAKRLPSILPPLNINEALETTKVYSVAGKLTEQTGLICWRPFRSPHHTLSMIAMVGGGLNPLPGEISLAHHGVLFLDELPEFSREVLEVLRQPLEERLISISRNKITQSFPANFMLVAAMNPCPCGYYNHPEKECSCESGQVNRYLNKVSGPLLDRIDLHIQVNALPIEDMAKETEEEDSAIIRERVVKARAIQLARYRKQKNIYTNARMTSALLRKHVVLDNISAERLATAMKSQNLSARAYDRILKISRTIADLAGSEQVQKEHLLEAIGYRSLDKSNWGNGYKK; the protein is encoded by the coding sequence ATGTTCGTAAAAGTCTTTGGCAGTTCTGTGCAAGGCATTGAAGCCATCACCATTCGTATAGAAGTGAATGTGAGTATGGGGCAGGGCTATGCTGTTGTAGGGTTGCCAGATAGTGCTGTAAGAGAGAGCCTGCACAGAGCAGAAACGGCTATAAAGAATATGGGATATCATATGCCGCGTACCAAAGTAATTGTGAATTTGGCACCAGCAGGAATTAGAAAATCAGGAACTGCACTGGATTTGCCCATTGCCTTAGGAATCTTAGGCGCAAGCGATCAGCTCAGCAATACAGCGCTACTAAAAGATTTTATGGTAATTGGAGAACTCAGTTTAGATGGCAAAGTGAATGGTATAAATGGGGTATTGTCCATGGCCATGCAAGCAAAAAAGGAAGGCTTTAAAGGATTGATTATACCTAAGGCAAATGTAGCGGAAGCTAGTTTGGTAGAGGGTTTGGATATATGGGGTGTACAATATTTACAAGAACTGGTGAAATTTTTTGAAGGAGAAAATACATTGATGCCAGTGACCATTCGTGGAAATGAAGCATTGCAACAAAAACCCATTGATCATGATTGCGATTTTAAAGAAGTAAAAGGACAAAAGCTGATTAAAAGGGCAATGGAAGTTGCTGCTGCCGGGGGACATAATATTATTTTGATGGGGCCTCCTGGTGCAGGCAAAACCATGTTGGCGAAAAGACTGCCTAGTATTCTTCCACCGCTGAATATCAACGAAGCATTAGAGACAACTAAAGTGTATAGTGTAGCGGGTAAGTTAACGGAACAGACAGGGTTGATTTGTTGGAGACCTTTTCGTTCTCCGCATCATACCCTTTCTATGATAGCAATGGTAGGGGGTGGATTGAACCCGTTGCCTGGCGAAATTTCCCTTGCACATCACGGCGTGTTGTTTTTAGATGAACTACCAGAATTTTCTCGTGAAGTATTAGAAGTATTAAGACAACCCTTGGAAGAAAGATTAATCTCTATTTCCCGAAATAAAATCACGCAATCTTTTCCAGCTAATTTTATGTTGGTGGCTGCAATGAATCCCTGCCCCTGCGGCTACTATAATCACCCAGAAAAAGAATGTTCCTGCGAATCGGGTCAGGTGAATCGGTATTTAAATAAAGTTTCTGGTCCTTTACTTGATCGCATTGATTTGCATATTCAAGTGAATGCACTGCCAATAGAAGATATGGCAAAAGAAACGGAAGAAGAAGACTCTGCAATTATTCGTGAGCGAGTTGTTAAAGCCAGGGCTATTCAGTTGGCTCGTTATCGCAAACAGAAAAATATATATACCAATGCGCGAATGACATCCGCACTTTTAAGAAAGCATGTAGTATTAGATAATATAAGTGCAGAACGACTTGCTACAGCCATGAAATCACAAAACCTAAGTGCCAGGGCCTATGACCGAATTTTAAAAATTAGCAGAACCATTGCAGACCTGGCTGGTTCTGAACAAGTTCAAAAGGAACATTTGTTGGAAGCTATTGGCTATCGGTCCTTAGATAAATCTAATTGGGGAAATGGCTATAAAAAATAG